GATTGGATCCTTGTCGGTGGGAAGACTTTTCACACCTCTTTTCCGCCATCTGTTATCTTTTGTGAATTTTGAAAGGATAATAGAGTATTTAATTTGAGTGCACGTGGATAAAGGAGAAATATGCCAAAACCCACAAATAAAGTTTATAATAAAGTCGTTgtcaaaagcagaaaagaagtATCAAAGAAATCAAATAATCATGATGTAACCACAACATCAGCTTGACTTGTAATACGAAGATAAATGAAAAAGAAGTGGTTTGTTTTATACTTGGGCATGATGAGTAAAAATTGGCgtctatttttttaagaaaattaagTAAAATATTGACAAATTGAAAACTTCTCCATCTTAGTTTATGTCATTTGAAGAAGCCGTCGGGCTAAGTAATTGAGAACATAGTATCACCAAGAAGAGGCTATATACTTCTTAATCAGAGATTATACAGAGAGGGGGCTGACggcaaggagagagagaagagagagtttcGTTATTCTGTAGTGTAGTTTCTCATTctattgtacctttatttatagtagtaaaataTTACATTACAACtaagaaattatttaaaatatattatagAATCCTACACGTAATCTACTGAAATTTATACAATTACATTTCCAACTAATTTAGAACTGCAacaatcaatttatttttaaGTCCCAAAAGAAATGGAGGAGTAGGCTCTTAATAGCTAGGTGTCAATCACACTTGGATTTACAGAAGCATACCCAAGCAGTTCCACATTGCTTTCAAATAAGGCCTTGCTTTCTTCACTCATAGTCACCCATGCTTCAATTCCGCTGCAATCTCTTTTGTCCATCAAAACAATTATGTTCTTAATTGCAATACTAGCTACGCTTACCCATGATGGTCTTCCCCATCCGAAATCGGCTTCGTACAAAGGAAACCTACACCAACTTGTGCAGCTATAAATCTCCATGTTGTCATGAGTTTTCGGCTTATTCTGcttatctttgatttcttgccATGCCTCATCAGAATCAAAGACAAGTTTTGCAGCATATTTTTCTTTCAGTCCTTCAATGCCTTCCCTCAATTTAGCAACCAAGTCTTTTAGATTTATCACACTACTCTCTTCATCAGCCCTTGATGTAAAGGAACCCACAACATTCCCAGCCAAGTTTTCTGGCAAGGGAGGCACAACCCTTTTACGCAAGTTCACATCTTGACGGAAAAATGAAGGCCCTTGCTTCCTCAAGTTTGATCTCGATGCTTCGGTTGCACACTTCCAAATGAGTGCTGAAACCGCTTCTACTCGTGTAGGTTTGGCCACAACTGAACTGGCTACTTCAGATTGGAGAGTGGAAATCTTTGGGGCATCAAAAACATACCTCTGTGTTATGCATTTTTCTTTGACGACTTCTCTTGCTGGTGGCTGAGATGAGCTAGAAAATTCTATTGGTTTAAAAACAGATGCAGCACCAAATTCTGGAAGGTTTAGTACCTGATCACTGTCACTTGACCCAAGGGCTATTGTGGCCCAACAGTTGATGAATGTGCATAGTGTTGATGCATCAGCAATCCTATGTGAAATGCTCAACCCAATTGCCATTCCACCACACTCAAACAAGTTAACTTGTACAAGCAGCAACCAGCCTGTGCCCGCTTCTTTGGATTCAATTTCAATTGGAAGGAATCGTTTCAATATCTGGCCATCTGGGTTTTCCAAAATATCCGACAAGCAACAGCTGATTCGTGCTGTTATAAATGCAGCTCCATCATCGGTGCACTCGACTATGTTACCTTTCACAATCCTTCCTGCTAAAGGGTAGAAGTGCGTGAGAGTTTTAGCTAATGATTCTATTAGATGCCGGCATTTTTCATCTATGCTCATAGCATGGTGGCGAGTACTAACCTTACTAGTAGTACTGGTAATAGGATAGAAGAGAAGGAGTGGGGTGTAAATTACGATAGCCATCTGATCGAGAAAAGAGAGCTCATAACTTCTCAAGTGATGAGGAGTTGAGgtggatggtttaattgtttgCCTCTCAATAATTTCTACCTTGATTTCTGTGGCCATCTTACCTTACTCTAGGTAGGTGATGTCTTGCTAACAAGTTAGTGTATACAGAgctatacatatatgtatatatatagtgatGCTATGCATAGTGCCAAACTCTACTATGGTATGCATAATAATTGAAACACAAAtccggtttttttttattaagataaGTCAATGATTAAAAGCAACACATGTTAACGAATCCACATAGAGAACAACATCACAACAACAATTGAAGGTGGCAAGATCATGCTAATTAATTACAGAGTTAAATAGAGAAGCATCTGCAAGCAAGAGGCTCATGATTGCTTTTAGTATGGCCAGGCTTCTTTTTTTGAAGTCAACTGTGCTGGTATGCAATTACCCTCTTCATATATAGGTCACGGTCATGTTAGATAATAATTTAAATACACGGAGGGTGAAACACATCTCCTTCATTCATTGCTTTCTAATATAAAGCTTAAAAACATATCAATTTTGTTGAACCAATAAGGAGgaaaaagtaatgaaatcacAGATAGTAGAAGCATCGAAACAACAATTCAAACATCTACAATCGCATCCATCTAAGAAAAGCAAGAGGATGTTAATAAAATGACAGGCGGATTCACAGAAGCATATGCAAACCGGTCTTCATGTCTTTCAATTATGGCCATTTATTCTTTCTGTGAAAATCAATGACGCTTCCACGCCAACACCGTCACTTGTGTCCATATATATAATCGCATTCTTGAATTCATGACTACTACGAATTCCCACCCATGACAGCTGCTCCCATCCAAAATTTGCTTCATAGAAGGGAAACTTGCACCGACTGCTACACTATAAGTCACTATACTATCATTTATCAGGATGTTCCCGGACTCCTTGACGCTTTGAAGTACATCCTCACAACTAACACCGTTAGGATACTTTTCTTTATCTTCCTTAATGCCTTTCCTGAAATTTGCAACCAAGCTTTCCAGATCCACCTCACTCTCTATATAAAAGAGGCAGGGTGAACACAATGGATTATTGGAAATCTTCTTCTTTCCTATACTGTATTTGTGtaatctttatatataaagccaacaacCTCTTTTGGGGTCGcaagcttcaccaaaaaaaatttggacaaaaatgcctccaaaacaaaaatttaaaatgcagaccaaaataatgcatgggtattttcataattttaacagtatttttttaataattaattctttttgtatagttttttttttagttagtacctcacaataagctagcaataatgtgattcaatcaattgttcattaaatattattttctctatttttaaacacgttcaaaacatcttaagagatgTGTAATGCCGATTATAAAAAAGATCTTTAATacgcgcataataatgtgattaaattagttgtcaaatgatattttttttttaacaaacgatattatttacgctaaaggggagggggtgggcttaacctcacaattggctagcaataatatgattcaattagttatttattaaatattattttctctattcttaatgtaaatttaatagaatgtagatggaaattgaaagatcgattttattatgtgaattcagctgctttgattggtttgtgaggggttttttctagcatgatctaagattatttatttatttgaaatgtttgatttttcttttgtcaattcacgcatataaatacGTTCAAAACGTGTAAGTCGCGAGTAGCACGCCATGATTCAAAAAATACCTTCTGCACAAGCTTGAGTGcttgcatgaaggctagttagTAACTAAATTTGGGTGGCGTGACATTTTCTTCTAGCCATGTGCTTTCTTGCAACCAAGTAAATTGTTTGCGTCTCAATCATTTATATCTcagaaatgaaattttagggGTTGTTTGGTATTATTTTTTTGGAGAGATTATATTTACACGCCTCAAATTACTTCTTCCacaccttttaattttttaatattttctacacactaCTAACatttgatagaaaaatattaaaaaataaaaagggtgtGAGATAAGTAATTTGAGATGTTTGAATATaatctccctttttctttttttgaaacattgacggTACAAGGGAACTTAATCAGAAAAAATAGTTTATACCTCGTCAGGAAGAGGGGGACATAAGCTTTACTCCTCATAAAACAAGAGAAATAATGAATATTAAGTAATTTAGCTACATTTATCATTttgtttaaaacaaaaaattagatCAAAAAATAATACTAAACACACCCTTCATTTTCCTATCAATAAACACTTGTATGAccaaatatacatatatttgcATAATTTCGACATGATCCTGACCGGTTAGAGACTTTTATTCTTGGGATTGAAGATTAGTAGGATATAAACTTCAGGTTGAAactgttataaaaaaaatttaaaaaaaatttttgaaaaaaaaaaaaaaaaaaaaaaaccagagagGTTCAGTTGTTCCTCAATGAAGCCATATATAACGGTGCCGCGGATCCGGCTGACCCATCGTTAATTTGCTGCTAAATTACTTCAACCCATCTTTTGCTCCGCTGTCCAAACTTTAATTTCATGACAAAGATCTCTTGCAATTCTTTTTCTACAACAGTGATTATTGGTTAGAAAACTTATCACTCAAAGTTTGAGTGCAATTTGGATTGAAAATACCGATTCCGATTCGTTAATTTCAACCTTTATAACTTCCAAAACAAACCCAATTTCTGAAATTAAAATACtgcaaattcaaaaaaaatGCTGGAACTCCGTATTTCCGAAATAAACATTGTTTGAAAAGAGAAACTTCACATGTTTGAATCAACCACGAACTGTTTTGAGAAGGAACCTCCTCATCCTTTAGTAGCCAAGCATTCCTCGTATATCAGTCACATTCGTATTTGCTCTTATTTATATAATTGAAGCATCGCACCAATTTTGTTAAATAATTACGTATACAAATaaggaaaaatgaaatgaaatcacAGATAAAGTACAAGCATCAAAAGGATTGCGAGATCTCACAAAATGACAGTTGGATTCGGAGAAGCATATGCAAGCAGCTCCTCACTATTTTCAAATTGGGCCATGTCATCTTCTTTGAGAGTCAAGGATGCTTCTATGCCATCGCCATCTCTCATATCCATCAACAGAATGGTATTCTTGTATAGACTACGAACGCTCACCCATGACGGCTTCCCCCATCCGAAATCTGCTTCGTAGAAGGAAAACCTACACCAGCTACTGCAAGTATAGATATCTATATCATCGCTATCCAGGAGTTTACTGCCGCCAGACTCTTTGGCTGCTTCGATTATATCGTTACCACTAACTCCATTAGGATACTTTTCTATATGTTCCTCAATGCCTTTCCTGAGTTTAGCAACCAAGCTTTCATGTTCTATCTCACTTTCCACTGTCATTGCTGCAAAGGACCACACACAATTCCCCAGTATGTTTTCTGCCAAGGCCTGCCTCGATCTCTTCCGCATGTTCACAATCGGACACAACATGGATGGCTTTATAATACCCAATTTTGATCTTGATGCTTGTATTGCACATTTCCAAATGAGCGCTGACACTACTTCAACGCGTGTTGGGTTGGGAGTGGTACTGGCAGCTTTCGATTTGAGGGTAGCAATCTTTGAGGCATCGAAGACAAATCTCCTTGTTTTAGACCCTTCAGTAGACAATGTCACTGCAAAGTCAGGTGAGTTGAAGATATCCAGGGGTGGGAACAAAGAAGCTGAAACACCAAATTCTCCGGGAAGCACGACGTGATGATCAGTAGTAGTGCTGGCCGAGCCAAGGGCAATTGCAGCCCATCTTTCAATGAATTTGCATATTGTAAAGGCATCAGATACCTTATGGGCAAAGCTGACCCCAATCGCCAATCCACCACATTCAAAGAAGTTGGCCTGGATTAGTAGAAGATAGTCTGTGTTTGAAAGTGTGGATTCTTTATCAGTTGGAACCAATTGTTCTAGGATCTCATCATCTGGTTTGTCAAAAACCATCGACATGTAACAGTTGACTTGGGCTTGAAGAAATGCAACCCCATGATCATTGCAGTAGATTGAATCATTTCTTTGAAATTCTCCTGCAAAGGGGTAGAAGTGAGTGAGGGCTTCAGATAATGATGTTTTTAGAAAGTTGGATCTTTCCTGATCATCAGCAACAGCAGCACAAGGTTTGTTGCGATAGAAGAGAAGTAGTGGGATAAAAATTTCAGGTTCGAACTGGTCAAAAAAAGAGAGGCGAAGATTTCTAAGGTCGGGAGGAGTTGGAGAGGATggttttattgtttccttgttAAGGACTTGAACCTTCATCTCTGAAACCATCTTGTGCTCAATGCTTAACAAAATTTGAGTTTCATAATCATAGCAGGACCTTGAATTTATATGTTGTGAATGAGTCTTACATTAATGATATGAGGGATCTTGCATAAACTTATACGTAAGTTGGGGTACTATTCACATTGCCAATTGGTTATATATTGGGAATGAGTCCCACATTAATGAGATGAGAGATCTTCAATAAGTACCACATTTGTAATTGTAGTCAACAATTTGTTCCcttgtataatatatatttgtcTCATTGGTATACCAAAAAAACATGTGTAACTCACGAGACTCGCGGAAAGAAAAGATCATTTGAAAGCATCCAAAAAGAGAGTTTTTGGCATTTCAAAGGTCCATCGTATATTAGTTAAGTGTCTGCTTAAAAAGAAATGCAAGGAGACCATGCTTTTAAacaatattttgtaaattaCATGATGTAATTTAAAGGTACTATATTTATATTGACTGTTGCAATATACAAATGCATAGTGGATACTTACCGGCTAGGGATTCAGCAAAAAACACATGGAAGAGAGCACATTCTTGCTTGGTTGATGGTTGGATTCCTAATAAATTTAAAGGTACTATATTTATATTGACCGTTGCAATA
This genomic interval from Malus domestica chromosome 05, GDT2T_hap1 contains the following:
- the LOC103436214 gene encoding limonoid 1-O-acetyltransferse-like — encoded protein: MATEIKVEIIERQTIKPSTSTPHHLRSYELSFLDQMAIVIYTPLLLFYPITSTTSKVSTRHHAMSIDEKCRHLIESLAKTLTHFYPLAGRIVKGNIVECTDDGAAFITARISCCLSDILENPDGQILKRFLPIEIESKEAGTGWLLLVQVNLFECGGMAIGLSISHRIADASTLCTFINCWATIALGSSDSDQVLNLPEFGAASVFKPIEFSSSSQPPAREVVKEKCITQRYVFDAPKISTLQSEVASSVVAKPTRVEAVSALIWKCATEASRSNLRKQGPSFFRQDVNLRKRVVPPLPENLAGNVVGSFTSRADEESSVINLKDLVAKLREGIEGLKEKYAAKLVFDSDEAWQEIKDKQNKPKTHDNMEIYSCTSWCRFPLYEADFGWGRPSWVSVASIAIKNIIVLMDKRDCSGIEAWVTMSEESKALFESNVELLGYASVNPSVIDT
- the LOC103436213 gene encoding acyltransferase-like, translating into MVSEMKVQVLNKETIKPSSPTPPDLRNLRLSFFDQFEPEIFIPLLLFYRNKPCAAVADDQERSNFLKTSLSEALTHFYPFAGEFQRNDSIYCNDHGVAFLQAQVNCYMSMVFDKPDDEILEQLVPTDKESTLSNTDYLLLIQANFFECGGLAIGVSFAHKVSDAFTICKFIERWAAIALGSASTTTDHHVVLPGEFGVSASLFPPLDIFNSPDFAVTLSTEGSKTRRFVFDASKIATLKSKAASTTPNPTRVEVVSALIWKCAIQASRSKLGIIKPSMLCPIVNMRKRSRQALAENILGNCVWSFAAMTVESEIEHESLVAKLRKGIEEHIEKYPNGVSGNDIIEAAKESGGSKLLDSDDIDIYTCSSWCRFSFYEADFGWGKPSWVSVRSLYKNTILLMDMRDGDGIEASLTLKEDDMAQFENSEELLAYASPNPTVIL